One genomic window of Paenibacillus xylanilyticus includes the following:
- a CDS encoding SOS response-associated peptidase, whose product MCGRFTITDPLEELMDRYMASISDDYEYQPNYNAAPMQYIPAIIGSKQGNRLGSLRWGLVPTWAKDDKIGNKMINARAETLDTKPSFKRLISSRRCIIPTNGFYEWKKEGTHNQPLRILMKDEQIFSLAGLYDTWEDSEGNKLSTCTIITTEPNELMADIHNRMPVILHPQDEEEWLNRNHNDVPSLLALLKPYKASEMRAYKVSRDVGNVKNNSEALLKEVD is encoded by the coding sequence ATGTGCGGCAGATTTACCATAACGGACCCTTTAGAGGAATTAATGGACAGGTACATGGCATCCATAAGTGATGACTACGAATATCAACCCAATTATAATGCTGCACCCATGCAGTATATCCCAGCCATCATTGGAAGCAAACAAGGAAACCGTCTGGGTTCCCTCCGCTGGGGCCTCGTCCCTACGTGGGCCAAAGACGACAAGATCGGAAATAAAATGATCAACGCACGGGCAGAGACATTGGACACAAAGCCTTCATTTAAACGCCTCATCAGCTCCAGACGCTGCATTATTCCCACGAATGGCTTTTATGAGTGGAAGAAGGAAGGGACGCATAATCAGCCTCTCCGTATTCTGATGAAGGACGAACAGATCTTCTCTCTCGCTGGATTATACGACACTTGGGAAGATTCCGAAGGCAACAAATTGAGCACATGCACCATTATTACTACTGAACCAAACGAATTGATGGCAGACATACACAATCGGATGCCGGTTATTCTGCACCCACAGGATGAAGAAGAATGGCTGAACCGAAATCATAACGATGTTCCTTCCCTGCTCGCGCTTCTGAAACCGTATAAGGCTTCCGAAATGAGGGCCTATAAGGTGTCCAGAGATGTAGGGAATGTCAAAAACAATTCGGAAG